From Primulina eburnea isolate SZY01 unplaced genomic scaffold, ASM2296580v1 ctg1222_ERROPOS114346, whole genome shotgun sequence, one genomic window encodes:
- the LOC140820556 gene encoding uncharacterized protein, whose protein sequence is MGFGVTISKVGAYVQQNDTVKQLQDMVDNLQQEMKYMFLQRMRQQNQQEHVVSGGNGSGMGNEVGSNSDINIGAKRSCDFDNVKKHLATAQPNLKNVSCGDICANSKCKLFHWSFHGLVVAEGRIASIDPNIKVHHVVLGRSCWKVWVDNVLVEKVGLIRPNDEMQFLDDAIGSTIAWLSKFVVLCD, encoded by the exons ATGGGCTTCGGAGTTACAATATCAAAAGTTGGAGCTTATGTACAACAAAATGACACTGTTAAACAACTTCAAGATATGGTGGATAACCTTCAACAAGAGATGAAGTACATGTTTTTACAAAGAATGAGACAACAAAATCAACAAGAACAT GTTGTTAGCGGTGGCAATGGTAGCGGTATGGGGAATGAAGTTGGTAGCAATAGTGATATCAATATTGGTGCAAAGAGAAGTTGTGATTTTGATAATGTTAAAAAACATCTTGCTACAGCTCAG CCAAATTTGAAGAATGTGAGTTGTGGAGATATATGTGCTAATAGTAAATGTAAGTTGTTTCATTGGTCTTTTCATGGATTAGTTGTTGCGGAAGGTCGAATTGCATCTATAGATCCAAACATAAAAGTGCATCATGTTGTTCTTGGTCGATCATGTTGGAAAGTTTGGGTTGATAATGTTTTGGTTGAGAAGGTGGGTCTAATTCGACCAAATGATGAAATGCAGTTTCTCGATGATGCAATAGGAAGCACAATCGCGTGGTTATCTAAATTTGTAGTATTGTGTGATTGA